The following proteins come from a genomic window of Montipora capricornis isolate CH-2021 chromosome 9, ASM3666992v2, whole genome shotgun sequence:
- the LOC138017642 gene encoding DNA damage-regulated autophagy modulator protein 1-like: MPTFSSVVRLLPLLWPLLLCVTILTPYIIAVSLGHVNPFLPSISRTAANQPQNSIFGFLMAIVALCGLLTLFCRYIQLDGIQEDSVDGSIRELTKRRRRRQRRRYKTIGLPSSSSFCKLPIIRRLRLLNKVSVPFALCSFVGVLLAANFPCPLSEVCEQIAASLGGVHYAGSALLFLSGVLYFWFQTLISFYTIKIGLNTKCTFFFRLSVSFVMTIVGLEFPVSKYFSHLKFHGSDEAFWDKDEGGYDLHIFFAAGEWVTCLSIAIYASSFYKEFQRFSIEVGAVAKDEVETDKDGDYSKFKQHEDNQDDLDNFYS, encoded by the exons ATGCCAACATTTTCGAGTGTAGTTCGTCTCCTACCTTTGTTGTGGCCTCTTTTGTTGTGTGTAACAATCTTGACACCATATATCATAGCAGTATCGCTGGGACATGTTAATCCATTTTTACCGAGCATCAGTAGAACGGCAGCCAACCAACCTCAGAATTCCATCTTTGGTTTTCTAATGGCCATTGTTGCATTATGTGGCCTGCTGACTCTGTTTTGTAGGTATATTCAACTGGACGGAATTCAAGAAGACTCCGTCGACGGgagtattagggagcttacgaaacgacgacgccgacggcaacgacgacgctacaaaacaataggttta ccgtcgtcgtcctcgttttgtaagctccctattatccgACGACTGCGGCTGTTAAACAAGGTTTCGGTACCATTTGCGCTTTGTAGTTTCGTGGGCGTCCTGTTAGCGGCGAATTTTCCCTGCCCACTAAGTGAGGTATGC gAACAGATCGCCGCATCTCTTGGCGGAGTTCACTATGCCGGGTCCGCATTACTGTTTCTCAGCGGTGTACTCTACTTCTGGTTCCAGACCCTTATCAGTTTTTACACGATCAAAATCGGCCTTAACACCAAGTGCACATTTTTCTTCCGGTTATCAGTATCCTTCGTTATGACCATCGTTGGATTGGAGTTCCCCGTAAGTAAATATTTCTCCCACTTAAAGTTCCATGGTAGTGACGAAGCATTTTGGGACAAAGACGAAGGTGGATACGATCTTCACATATTCTTCGCTGCTGGCGAATGGGTAACCTGTTTGAGCATTGCGATTTATGCTTCTTCATTTTACAAAGAATTTCAACGCTTTTCCATTGAAGTTGGCGCAGTTGCAAAGGATGAGGTAGAAACAGACAAGGACGGTGACTACTCAAAGTTCAAACAACACGAAGACAACCAAGATGATTTAGACAATTTTTACTCATGA